In one Chitinophaga sancti genomic region, the following are encoded:
- a CDS encoding TonB-dependent receptor domain-containing protein: MQKTLSLLLLLISFRMYAQQSGAVTGKVLDTKTQAPVPYASIGLRDTSMKVISGVITNEKGDFEINEIPAGHYKLQVQYVGYRLFEKDIMITPEKAKQHLGNLLLERNITDLNEHVVTGEKSQVMLQLDKKVFLVGKDILSQSGSAIDILDNIPSVTVDAKGVVSIRGNSNVNVLVNGKRSGLTLNNALEQIPADNIEKIELITTPSAQYDAEGSAGIINIVLKKSKDSGFTGQVRVVGGHPNDERVNVNLNYRTGKLNLFSNIGYLYADYIGYYTSSQSVTDTGVTTLLNMVQHEKRHDDGKVFYLGGDYFINDKNSVTLAFFRNETRDSDKDRLDYSYGDANSTDLKDSTLARSGTSKENRNYNQLEFNYTHHFEKKDRKLTLDMQYDFWNSDKDWHLDTKKTYPVEKDLSPLRTSSDGSSKDFLIQSDFANPIGEKSKLDLGVKLENRSVVSDYRAETLVADQWLIYEGINNVLDYDERIGSAYAQFQSKAGKFSYMAGLRAEFTHIEISDHDNTYNNRKDYNKLFPSLGVSYLLKESTTLQLNFSRRISRPSLQLLYPFVELTNFNSQYIGNPEMDPAYSNVVQLNLLQHWSKITFHPSIYFQQTKDFIFFYTSRNDNASFITMPVNLDKETRYGVELSGTYDPLKWLQFTAEYNLYGFEQRGEYNRLNFDYSNVSWNTRIGTRVKMIYGFTFQGRYNLVSPQNNAQSHTKSFYYVDLGLSKSFLKDKCVVVFDATNVLNTRKTRVTVKGDNFVFNRVINSNAARYRLSVVYRFNQNSNQSERKEKATNRN, translated from the coding sequence ATGCAGAAGACCCTTTCCCTCTTATTATTGCTGATCAGTTTCAGAATGTACGCCCAGCAGTCCGGTGCAGTTACAGGTAAAGTTTTAGACACAAAGACCCAGGCACCAGTGCCGTATGCTTCTATTGGGCTGCGGGATACTTCCATGAAAGTCATCTCCGGAGTAATTACTAATGAGAAAGGGGATTTTGAAATAAATGAAATTCCGGCCGGTCATTACAAGTTACAGGTCCAATATGTTGGTTACCGTTTATTTGAAAAGGATATCATGATCACTCCTGAGAAGGCGAAGCAACATCTGGGCAATCTGCTGCTGGAGCGAAATATCACAGACCTGAATGAGCATGTAGTTACCGGCGAGAAATCGCAGGTGATGCTGCAATTGGATAAAAAGGTCTTCCTGGTAGGGAAGGATATCCTTTCCCAAAGCGGCTCCGCTATAGATATACTGGACAATATACCCTCAGTGACAGTAGATGCAAAGGGTGTAGTGAGTATTCGCGGCAATAGCAATGTCAATGTGCTGGTCAATGGAAAACGTTCAGGGCTTACACTGAATAATGCGCTGGAACAGATCCCCGCCGATAATATTGAAAAGATAGAGCTGATCACTACTCCTTCCGCACAATACGATGCTGAAGGATCGGCCGGAATTATTAATATCGTCCTGAAGAAAAGTAAAGACTCCGGATTTACCGGACAGGTAAGGGTCGTTGGGGGCCACCCGAATGACGAAAGAGTGAATGTGAACCTTAACTACAGAACCGGTAAACTCAACCTCTTTTCCAATATTGGGTATCTCTACGCTGACTATATCGGCTACTACACATCATCGCAGTCAGTGACAGATACTGGTGTGACCACCCTGTTAAACATGGTACAGCACGAAAAAAGGCATGATGATGGGAAAGTATTTTATCTGGGTGGAGACTATTTTATCAATGATAAGAACAGTGTCACACTGGCATTTTTCAGAAATGAGACCCGGGATAGTGATAAAGACAGGCTGGACTATAGTTATGGAGACGCTAACAGCACCGACCTGAAAGATAGTACCCTTGCCAGAAGTGGTACTTCGAAGGAAAACCGGAATTATAATCAGCTTGAGTTCAATTATACACACCATTTTGAGAAAAAGGACCGGAAGCTTACCCTGGATATGCAATATGATTTCTGGAACAGTGACAAAGACTGGCATCTGGATACGAAAAAGACCTACCCTGTAGAAAAAGATTTGTCACCACTCCGCACAAGCTCTGATGGCAGCAGCAAAGATTTTCTGATACAATCCGACTTTGCAAATCCTATAGGCGAGAAATCCAAACTGGACCTGGGTGTCAAGCTGGAGAACAGATCTGTAGTCAGTGATTACAGGGCAGAGACACTGGTCGCCGATCAATGGCTGATCTATGAGGGTATCAATAATGTACTTGATTACGATGAAAGGATCGGCAGTGCCTATGCACAGTTCCAGTCCAAAGCAGGCAAATTCAGCTATATGGCGGGCCTGCGTGCGGAGTTTACCCACATTGAGATTAGTGACCATGATAATACTTACAATAACAGGAAAGATTATAATAAGCTTTTCCCTTCACTGGGAGTGAGCTATCTGCTGAAAGAGAGCACTACCTTACAGCTAAATTTTAGCCGGCGGATCAGCCGCCCTTCTTTACAGTTATTGTATCCTTTTGTGGAGCTGACGAATTTCAATTCCCAGTATATCGGCAATCCGGAGATGGATCCGGCCTATTCAAATGTGGTGCAGTTAAACCTCTTACAGCACTGGTCTAAGATTACCTTTCATCCATCTATATATTTTCAGCAAACGAAAGACTTCATATTCTTCTATACATCCCGGAATGACAACGCCAGCTTTATCACCATGCCTGTAAACCTGGATAAGGAAACCCGCTATGGCGTAGAGCTGTCTGGTACTTATGACCCACTAAAATGGCTTCAATTCACCGCAGAATATAATCTATACGGATTCGAACAGCGGGGGGAATATAACAGATTGAACTTTGACTATTCCAATGTATCCTGGAATACGAGGATAGGCACCCGTGTCAAAATGATCTATGGCTTCACTTTCCAGGGGCGGTATAATCTGGTCAGCCCTCAGAACAATGCACAAAGCCATACCAAATCATTTTACTATGTAGATCTTGGATTGAGCAAGAGCTTCCTGAAAGATAAATGTGTCGTTGTATTTGATGCCACCAATGTATTGAATACAAGAAAGACCCGGGTAACAGTGAAAGGAGACAACTTTGTCTTCAACAGGGTCATTAACAGTAATGCCGCCCGGTATAGACTGAGTGTAGTATATCGTTTTAACCAAAATAGTAACCAAAGTGAAAGAAAAGAAAAAGCTACCAACCGTAACTAA
- a CDS encoding aminoglycoside 6-adenylyltransferase produces MNKHKEAIIDKLRHWAAQNEDIAYVIITGSQSRQHKQADEYSDIDISIFSRNVKWYENTSEWVAQIAPPIACYQDNIAAGLMGKKIFFSGEVALDVFFLDSRLLFWLFQYVRLKDQKLLYAVIPTHLKKVIDQRISFFMEYISRGFHCLVDKKDYHKRLTYIEQKCRFLPENYFNLDRVGHIVNKFWHHAWFMAVKLHRGNYFSAKIQYDNGLKYNLLYLMELQTKTLKGKDFETWQSGRYVEEWGESYVVSRLPYIFGHYEPDDAWNSLIETISLFTYLTDFIISAYPELTFLNPAKEVTAWIYALREKKEQQKLPLYSHYSTPKTTRMNKDKEM; encoded by the coding sequence ATGAACAAGCACAAGGAAGCGATCATTGATAAATTACGGCATTGGGCTGCTCAAAATGAAGATATAGCCTATGTTATCATCACCGGCTCTCAAAGCAGGCAGCACAAGCAGGCAGACGAATATTCTGATATTGACATTTCCATCTTTTCCCGTAATGTAAAATGGTATGAAAATACAAGCGAATGGGTAGCACAGATCGCCCCACCAATTGCCTGCTACCAGGATAATATTGCAGCAGGCCTGATGGGTAAAAAGATCTTCTTTTCCGGAGAAGTGGCACTGGATGTCTTTTTCCTGGATAGCCGCCTCTTGTTCTGGCTCTTTCAATATGTGCGGTTAAAGGATCAGAAATTATTGTATGCCGTTATACCTACTCACCTGAAGAAGGTCATTGACCAAAGGATTTCCTTTTTTATGGAATACATCAGCAGAGGGTTTCACTGTTTGGTAGATAAGAAGGATTATCATAAGAGACTGACTTACATAGAACAGAAATGCAGGTTCCTTCCGGAGAATTATTTTAACCTGGATCGTGTAGGCCATATTGTAAATAAATTTTGGCATCATGCATGGTTTATGGCAGTAAAACTACACCGGGGTAATTATTTCAGTGCAAAGATCCAATACGACAACGGCCTGAAATATAATCTTCTCTATTTAATGGAGCTACAAACGAAAACGTTGAAAGGAAAAGATTTTGAGACCTGGCAAAGTGGTCGCTATGTAGAAGAATGGGGAGAGTCATATGTAGTAAGCAGGCTACCATACATATTTGGGCATTATGAGCCGGATGATGCCTGGAACAGTCTGATAGAGACTATTTCATTATTCACTTATCTGACAGATTTCATAATCAGCGCATACCCTGAGCTTACTTTCCTGAATCCGGCAAAGGAAGTGACAGCATGGATCTATGCACTCCGGGAAAAAAAGGAACAGCAGAAACTCCCCCTGTACAGTCATTATTCAACTCCAAAAACCACCAGAATGAATAAAGATAAAGAAATGTAA
- a CDS encoding ATP-binding cassette domain-containing protein, translated as MFKPDWKQILFLCLISIPNSLFTFGILFIINSIVTGKNIFISADLDKLFFVIIALSFGLNLFFQRKIVGFTFNLIYENEIRIFQSLRQTSLKQLETIGPERIYGIVEDVRLFAYMPGFLSATLSALMSLIICLTYYFILSVKAALVVILLIGFLVLLYVFINKRLFQRVLSLRSMNDAYFKVVDDAIKGFKELKMNTIKSHNLFEHFLGRNRREVRDLETGIGNRYLALNLFSQYGLYLMMGIILFILPAVHLLQQKEVIPFVVLLLFIIGPVSTLLGLQNYYTRAFVANGRIATFLEEMKNLPLNEIVHEPLTALSEVSALRFENITYHYESRIGDSTFHLGPVDLNITKGETIFIIGGNGSGKSTFINCLTGLYKPTGGRIFLNDQEVGNDDQYYRNHMTAIFTDNHLFSRNYDNYSLEGNKKYERLLKVMKLDNVVADDREESARRKFSKGQSKRMAMIFALMEDAPVLVLDEWAADQDPYFRKYFYEKLLPELKKQGKTIIAVTHDDAYFKYADRVIKFDYGKIVRDIQVNEKPLETETLWEL; from the coding sequence ATGTTCAAACCTGATTGGAAACAGATCCTCTTCCTCTGCCTCATTTCCATTCCCAATTCCCTTTTCACCTTTGGGATATTGTTTATCATTAATAGTATTGTTACAGGCAAAAATATTTTCATTTCAGCTGATCTGGATAAGCTCTTCTTCGTCATTATAGCCCTTTCATTTGGGCTCAACCTGTTTTTCCAACGGAAGATAGTGGGCTTTACTTTCAATTTGATCTATGAGAATGAGATCAGGATTTTTCAGTCTCTTCGCCAGACTAGTCTCAAACAATTGGAGACCATTGGTCCGGAGCGGATCTATGGTATTGTAGAAGATGTAAGGTTGTTTGCCTACATGCCGGGATTTCTGTCGGCCACGCTGAGTGCGCTGATGTCATTGATCATCTGCCTGACCTATTATTTTATCCTTTCTGTAAAAGCGGCGCTGGTAGTGATATTGCTAATTGGCTTTCTTGTGCTGTTGTATGTCTTTATCAACAAGCGGCTCTTTCAAAGGGTCTTGTCCCTGCGGTCCATGAATGATGCGTATTTCAAAGTCGTGGATGACGCTATTAAAGGCTTCAAGGAGCTTAAGATGAATACCATAAAAAGCCATAACCTGTTTGAGCACTTTCTGGGACGCAACAGGCGGGAAGTGAGAGATCTGGAGACGGGCATCGGGAACCGCTATCTTGCCTTAAATCTCTTTAGCCAATATGGACTTTATCTTATGATGGGCATTATCCTCTTCATATTACCGGCAGTACATTTATTGCAACAAAAAGAGGTCATTCCCTTTGTGGTGCTCCTGCTGTTTATTATTGGGCCTGTCTCTACACTTTTGGGCTTACAAAATTATTATACCCGTGCCTTTGTGGCCAACGGGCGTATTGCTACATTCCTGGAAGAAATGAAAAACCTTCCCCTGAATGAAATTGTACATGAGCCCCTGACTGCATTGAGTGAGGTCAGTGCTTTACGGTTTGAAAATATTACTTATCATTATGAGTCCAGGATAGGGGATAGCACTTTTCACCTGGGACCTGTTGATCTCAATATCACAAAAGGAGAAACCATTTTCATCATTGGCGGGAATGGCAGTGGGAAGAGTACTTTCATCAATTGCCTGACAGGACTCTATAAACCTACCGGCGGCCGAATCTTCCTGAATGATCAGGAAGTAGGGAATGATGACCAATACTACAGGAATCATATGACCGCCATATTTACGGATAATCATTTATTTTCCCGAAACTATGACAACTATTCCCTTGAGGGGAATAAAAAATACGAGCGGCTGTTGAAAGTGATGAAGCTGGATAATGTAGTGGCCGATGACCGGGAGGAATCAGCCAGGAGGAAGTTTTCAAAAGGCCAGAGTAAACGTATGGCGATGATCTTCGCACTGATGGAAGATGCCCCTGTGCTGGTGCTGGATGAATGGGCTGCAGATCAGGACCCATATTTCAGAAAATACTTTTACGAGAAATTATTACCCGAATTAAAGAAACAGGGTAAGACGATCATAGCTGTTACACATGATGATGCCTATTTCAAATATGCTGATCGGGTGATCAAATTTGATTATGGAAAGATCGTCCGGGATATACAGGTAAATGAAAAGCCGCTGGAAACGGAAACCCTGTGGGAATTATAA
- a CDS encoding GIN domain-containing protein, whose amino-acid sequence MKEKKKLPTVTNIIIVMLCIAGLLPAKMGFAQQTAQPLTGFHSLEVSGLAKVYIKQGNEEKATLKIAGIPASDVIVAVKDSILKITTKGTHNGETVNVYVSYRHLKKIQVGNAAELHAGNTLKATHLDVTVSGNAAATLDVDVTTLDITTKDAADLKISGKTDTQTIHSTAPKGSLDNSALHVIKS is encoded by the coding sequence GTGAAAGAAAAGAAAAAGCTACCAACCGTAACTAACATTATCATTGTAATGTTATGCATCGCAGGGCTGTTGCCTGCGAAAATGGGATTTGCCCAGCAAACAGCACAACCCTTAACCGGATTTCATTCTCTGGAAGTAAGTGGCCTTGCCAAAGTATATATTAAACAGGGAAATGAAGAAAAGGCAACCCTGAAGATAGCCGGAATTCCTGCTAGTGATGTGATCGTGGCGGTGAAAGATAGCATACTGAAGATAACCACCAAAGGTACCCATAATGGAGAAACCGTGAATGTGTATGTGAGCTATCGTCATCTGAAAAAAATTCAGGTGGGTAATGCCGCTGAATTGCATGCCGGGAACACGCTGAAAGCTACGCATCTGGATGTGACGGTAAGCGGTAATGCCGCTGCTACACTGGATGTAGATGTGACCACGCTCGATATTACTACAAAAGACGCTGCAGACCTGAAGATCAGTGGTAAGACGGATACCCAGACCATCCATTCTACAGCTCCTAAAGGCTCCCTTGACAACAGTGCCCTGCATGTTATAAAATCATAA
- a CDS encoding pyridoxal-dependent decarboxylase, which yields MKTTAAIGIPKLFSCQFEGKLLDAFPFEQGYTPASAEAYIDFVKQELAPQIVNVAHPRYIGHMTGPVPPLMHELHGCMALFNQNLVKLETSGIATHIEREVIGELHRIFFQKGEEFYKYYTPDPDHCLGNITSGGTLSNITALSYALSKKLSNPEDPSASINNIGLLKSMVNKGYTDIVVLGTAHSHYSMNKAMRLLGLGYQSFIKIDPAILKSAEGRGMLSGMMENYKKAGTLVLALIGVAGTTEAGIIDPLEMMAEVAAEHDVHFHVDAAFGGAFMFSDKLADKLQGITQADSITLCGHKQLYLPMGISVCLFKSPELAGYSEINSHYQARKGGIDLGKYTIEGSRPFSAFIIHGVLRLIGKEGYAEILESNHDRARYFGELVAAHGSFELYNTPELNIVLYRYVPTWLRTRVKKGTLSKTEQQELNRLNVIIQKRQFDKGSSFVSYTEIPDASGSGERVVWLRAVLMNPYTSPQDLQEILQEQETIAAAVIL from the coding sequence GTGAAAACTACAGCCGCTATTGGAATACCCAAACTATTCTCCTGTCAGTTTGAAGGAAAATTATTAGATGCTTTCCCATTTGAGCAGGGATATACACCAGCCAGTGCAGAGGCATATATCGATTTTGTAAAACAGGAGCTGGCACCTCAAATTGTAAATGTCGCCCATCCCCGGTATATAGGACACATGACCGGGCCGGTGCCACCACTCATGCATGAACTGCATGGATGTATGGCCTTGTTCAACCAAAATCTCGTAAAACTGGAGACTTCCGGTATAGCCACCCACATTGAAAGAGAAGTGATTGGTGAACTGCACAGGATATTCTTTCAGAAGGGAGAAGAATTCTATAAGTATTATACCCCTGATCCCGATCATTGCCTGGGAAATATTACCAGTGGCGGTACCTTGTCGAACATTACTGCACTGAGCTATGCCTTATCAAAGAAACTAAGCAACCCTGAAGATCCTTCGGCATCGATTAATAATATAGGCCTGCTGAAAAGTATGGTCAATAAAGGGTATACGGATATAGTCGTCCTGGGTACAGCACATTCCCATTATTCTATGAATAAGGCGATGCGGCTGCTGGGATTAGGTTACCAATCGTTTATCAAGATTGACCCGGCTATACTGAAATCGGCAGAAGGTCGCGGGATGCTGAGCGGGATGATGGAGAACTATAAGAAAGCAGGCACACTGGTGCTGGCTCTCATAGGCGTTGCTGGTACCACGGAAGCTGGCATTATTGATCCCCTGGAGATGATGGCAGAAGTAGCAGCCGAACATGATGTACATTTTCACGTTGACGCGGCTTTTGGCGGTGCTTTCATGTTCTCCGACAAGCTGGCTGATAAGCTGCAGGGCATAACGCAGGCGGATTCGATCACCTTATGTGGTCACAAACAGCTCTACCTGCCTATGGGTATAAGCGTCTGCCTATTTAAGAGCCCTGAGCTGGCCGGATATTCTGAAATAAACAGTCATTATCAGGCCCGTAAGGGCGGTATCGATCTGGGGAAATATACCATCGAAGGCTCCAGACCCTTTTCAGCATTTATTATCCATGGCGTATTGCGCCTGATCGGAAAAGAAGGATATGCCGAGATCCTGGAAAGCAATCATGACCGTGCCCGGTATTTTGGTGAGCTGGTGGCGGCTCATGGCAGTTTTGAGCTGTATAACACACCAGAACTGAACATCGTGCTATACCGTTATGTGCCCACCTGGTTGCGCACCAGGGTGAAGAAAGGAACCTTATCCAAAACGGAACAACAGGAGCTGAACCGGTTGAATGTCATTATCCAGAAAAGGCAGTTTGATAAAGGAAGCTCCTTTGTCTCTTATACCGAAATCCCCGATGCCTCAGGTAGTGGGGAAAGGGTTGTCTGGCTGAGGGCTGTACTCATGAACCCTTATACATCCCCTCAGGATCTGCAGGAGATACTGCAGGAACAGGAAACCATTGCAGCAGCAGTAATACTTTAA
- a CDS encoding MBL fold metallo-hydrolase translates to MEIKNEDLVYIKPNLAIEPLVDNWYAWPHLVSPATAAMNIKDRHLKIMNSYVQNPMIHAAAVKSPKMLGGPFIDYNGKRVDEIKGLINNTLDKCAGLLGLRDDIMQLNEMLRKEAKGYSLTDLYPKIPQRLQGLVELVYDVNNNPSFRFFESLLYETEFYDESLQSFNLFLVKDDDSRSFVLSTPKLPGDDILRVNMPFRSTVIDELFEMADKPGKFGYIKELFYIEPDKEALFKSFFTTEEPKRYERYSGDGVLTRYFGHACILTETKHTTILADPLISYGYESDISRYSYEDLPETIDYVLITHNHQDHILFETLLRIRKRIKNIVVPRCNGGTLQDPSLKMMFQRIGFNNIIELGEMETITFDDCVITGLPFIGEHCDLDVRSKLCHFVKFSDGFSMLFAADSCNISPKLYERIHKVVGDINVIFLGMECEGAPLTWLYGPLMPEQLPRDKDDSRRLAGCNFEQSKALIDVFSPDNVFVYAMGMEPWLKYISSIKYTDESKPIVESNKLLEYCRAKGIEPERLFGEKIIEYKTAPELAL, encoded by the coding sequence ATGGAAATCAAAAATGAAGATCTTGTCTATATCAAGCCTAATCTGGCGATAGAGCCCCTTGTAGATAACTGGTATGCCTGGCCCCATCTGGTATCGCCTGCAACGGCTGCCATGAATATCAAAGACAGGCATCTTAAAATAATGAACTCCTATGTTCAGAACCCAATGATCCACGCGGCAGCAGTAAAGAGCCCTAAGATGCTGGGCGGTCCATTTATAGACTATAATGGAAAAAGAGTAGATGAGATCAAAGGGCTGATCAATAATACCCTCGATAAATGTGCCGGCTTACTGGGCCTTAGGGATGACATTATGCAGCTGAATGAAATGCTCAGAAAGGAAGCGAAGGGATATTCCCTGACAGATCTATATCCAAAGATCCCTCAACGCTTACAGGGATTGGTGGAGCTTGTCTATGACGTGAACAATAATCCTTCATTCCGGTTTTTTGAATCTCTCTTGTATGAAACTGAGTTTTATGACGAATCCCTTCAGAGCTTCAATCTCTTCCTGGTGAAAGATGACGACTCCCGTTCATTTGTACTGAGCACTCCTAAACTGCCAGGCGATGACATATTAAGAGTGAACATGCCATTCAGAAGTACTGTGATAGACGAGCTTTTCGAGATGGCGGACAAGCCCGGAAAATTTGGCTACATAAAGGAATTATTCTATATTGAGCCGGATAAAGAAGCGTTGTTTAAAAGTTTCTTTACCACAGAAGAACCAAAAAGATACGAACGTTATTCCGGAGATGGAGTGTTGACCAGATATTTTGGCCATGCCTGCATTCTGACTGAAACCAAGCATACGACGATTCTGGCAGACCCGCTGATCAGTTACGGATATGAATCTGATATTTCAAGATATTCTTATGAGGACCTACCTGAAACCATCGACTATGTATTGATAACACATAATCACCAGGATCACATTTTGTTTGAGACCTTGTTACGGATCAGGAAAAGAATAAAGAATATTGTTGTGCCCAGGTGTAATGGTGGTACCCTTCAGGACCCAAGCCTGAAGATGATGTTCCAGAGAATAGGATTCAATAATATCATAGAGCTGGGCGAAATGGAAACGATCACATTTGACGATTGTGTCATTACAGGATTACCATTTATTGGTGAGCACTGTGATCTGGATGTAAGGAGTAAATTATGCCACTTTGTAAAATTCAGTGATGGGTTTAGCATGCTCTTCGCCGCCGATTCCTGTAATATTTCACCCAAATTATATGAGCGGATACACAAGGTAGTAGGAGATATCAATGTCATTTTCCTGGGTATGGAGTGTGAAGGCGCACCACTCACATGGCTGTATGGTCCTTTGATGCCTGAGCAGCTGCCTCGTGATAAGGATGATTCCAGACGTCTGGCTGGTTGTAACTTTGAACAGTCAAAAGCCCTGATCGATGTATTCAGTCCGGATAATGTATTTGTATATGCAATGGGGATGGAGCCCTGGTTGAAATATATCAGCTCTATCAAATATACAGATGAATCCAAGCCCATTGTAGAATCTAATAAGCTGTTGGAATATTGCCGGGCAAAAGGAATAGAACCAGAACGGCTTTTTGGTGAAAAGATCATAGAATATAAAACAGCACCTGAATTGGCGCTGTAG